In Paraburkholderia acidisoli, one DNA window encodes the following:
- a CDS encoding NAD(P)-dependent oxidoreductase has product MNKERIGFIGLGNMGGRMTRRLVDAGIQVLGFDTVRERVDAAGAQAAATVADAVKFADVVMMSLPDSKVVEAVVEGPDGVLAQCRAGQIVVDLSTAAASSTIRLAKLFAERGVQYVDAGISGGAAAAEKGKLTLMVGGDTQAVQALQWAFAPIATKVAHMGESGAGHTTKLLNNFLNAVSLAASAEVMVAGKKAGLDLHLLLDVLNSSSGVNFATLNRFPKIVDGDYLEGGLTGKLMTKDVVLYVDRARELGVVSLNASGPLASFGLGTALGYGDVISNRVVDAIGDVSGGVRLHDKKAG; this is encoded by the coding sequence ATGAACAAGGAGCGCATAGGCTTTATCGGCCTCGGCAACATGGGCGGGCGCATGACGCGGCGTCTCGTGGACGCGGGCATTCAGGTGCTCGGCTTCGACACCGTGCGCGAGCGCGTGGACGCGGCGGGCGCGCAAGCCGCCGCCACCGTTGCCGACGCCGTGAAATTCGCCGATGTCGTGATGATGTCGCTGCCCGACAGCAAGGTCGTGGAAGCCGTGGTGGAAGGCCCGGACGGCGTGCTGGCGCAGTGCCGCGCGGGGCAGATCGTGGTGGATCTGAGCACGGCCGCGGCCAGCTCGACGATCCGCCTCGCGAAATTGTTCGCCGAGCGCGGCGTGCAGTACGTGGACGCGGGCATCTCCGGCGGCGCGGCGGCGGCCGAGAAAGGCAAGCTCACGCTGATGGTGGGCGGCGACACGCAAGCCGTGCAGGCACTGCAATGGGCGTTCGCGCCCATCGCAACGAAAGTCGCGCACATGGGCGAGAGCGGCGCGGGCCACACCACCAAGCTGCTGAACAACTTCCTCAACGCGGTGAGTCTCGCGGCCAGCGCGGAAGTGATGGTGGCGGGCAAGAAGGCCGGGCTCGATCTGCATCTGCTGCTCGACGTGCTTAACAGCAGCAGCGGCGTGAACTTCGCCACGCTCAACCGGTTTCCGAAGATTGTCGACGGCGATTATCTCGAAGGCGGTCTCACCGGCAAGCTCATGACGAAGGACGTCGTGCTCTATGTCGATCGCGCGCGCGAGCTGGGTGTGGTGTCGCTCAACGCGTCCGGGCCGCTGGCGAGCTTCGGTCTCGGCACGGCGCTCGGTTACGGCGACGTCATCAGCAATCGCGTGGTGGATGCCATCGGCGACGTCTCGGGCGGCGTGCGGCTTCACGACAAGAAGGCAGGATAA
- a CDS encoding cupin domain-containing protein encodes MKVFHGRAEGGKSEQRGATFTGVVYADPVMAPTDGVTINTVFFSPSARTFWHTHEYGQVLTVTAGRGWVCKEGEPPQEIRQGDIVFIGPNERHWHGASDASYMVHIATSLGSATWQEEVAEADYPQGLNAR; translated from the coding sequence ATGAAGGTATTTCACGGCAGGGCGGAAGGTGGCAAGTCGGAACAACGCGGCGCGACGTTTACGGGCGTGGTGTATGCGGATCCGGTGATGGCGCCCACGGACGGCGTGACCATCAACACGGTGTTTTTCTCGCCGAGCGCGCGCACGTTCTGGCACACGCACGAGTACGGTCAGGTGCTGACCGTCACGGCCGGGCGTGGCTGGGTCTGCAAGGAAGGCGAGCCGCCGCAGGAGATCCGTCAAGGCGACATCGTCTTCATCGGGCCGAACGAGCGTCACTGGCACGGCGCGAGCGACGCGAGCTACATGGTGCATATCGCCACGTCGCTCGGTTCGGCCACCTGGCAGGAAGAAGTGGCCGAAGCCGATTACCCGCAAGGGCTGAACGCGCGCTGA
- a CDS encoding carboxymuconolactone decarboxylase family protein produces MTPVEATRDRDDHGTPRDPQRIKDDFVRVHGTWNAAWESMLRLDAGFVDAYVAFSGVPQRRNHLEPKVRAFIALAADACATQLYAPGVAQHIDAALACGATREELMEVLELVSTIGIHTSNVGVPVLLEVLEEEGLRAGPAALSERQLALKEAFTRNRGYWHPTWEGLLELDPDLFEAYVAFSSVPWRTGVLSPKVKEFMYCAFDASSTHLYVPGLKLHFRNALRYGATAEELMELLEIVSTTGIHGAELGAPLLEAALARREAG; encoded by the coding sequence ATGACACCCGTGGAAGCCACGCGCGATCGAGACGATCACGGCACCCCGCGCGATCCGCAACGTATCAAGGACGATTTCGTGCGCGTGCACGGCACGTGGAACGCCGCGTGGGAAAGCATGCTGCGGCTCGACGCGGGTTTCGTCGATGCGTACGTCGCGTTTTCGGGCGTGCCGCAACGGCGCAATCATCTGGAACCCAAGGTGCGCGCCTTTATCGCGCTGGCCGCCGACGCGTGCGCCACGCAGCTTTACGCGCCCGGCGTCGCGCAGCATATCGACGCGGCGCTCGCGTGCGGCGCGACGCGCGAGGAGTTGATGGAAGTGCTCGAACTCGTGAGCACGATCGGCATTCATACGAGCAACGTGGGCGTGCCCGTGCTGCTCGAAGTGCTCGAAGAGGAGGGCCTGCGCGCGGGGCCGGCGGCGCTCAGCGAACGTCAGCTCGCGCTCAAGGAAGCGTTCACGCGCAATCGCGGCTACTGGCATCCCACGTGGGAAGGCCTGCTCGAACTCGATCCGGATCTGTTCGAGGCGTACGTGGCGTTTTCTTCGGTGCCGTGGCGCACGGGCGTGCTGAGCCCGAAGGTAAAAGAGTTCATGTATTGCGCCTTTGACGCGTCCTCCACGCACCTCTACGTGCCGGGGCTGAAGTTGCACTTCCGCAACGCGCTGCGTTACGGCGCGACGGCCGAGGAATTGATGGAATTGCTCGAAATCGTCAGTACGACGGGCATTCACGGCGCGGAACTCGGCGCGCCCTTGCTCGAAGCCGCGCTCGCGCGGCGCGAGGCCGGCTGA
- a CDS encoding GntR family transcriptional regulator has protein sequence MSTDIGLVRPETLRHQVENVLRQAIMSGRFAPGARLIERELCESLGVSRTSVREALRKLEAEKLVRNVPHKGPVVAVMSREEAAELYALRALLEGFAAHEFARVANDATIERFGEAAKELRVQATAQSQEGVLKAKTALYDVLLDHCGNSLVKEILTSLYSRVNLLRATSLMHPDRLPSSLSEIDKLYEALKARDADKAQELARQHVLNAEKAAMRMLDGNNAATGEGEEA, from the coding sequence ATGTCGACTGATATTGGTTTGGTGCGGCCCGAAACGCTGCGTCATCAGGTCGAAAACGTGCTGCGCCAGGCCATCATGAGCGGCCGCTTCGCGCCGGGCGCGCGCCTCATCGAACGCGAACTCTGCGAGTCGCTCGGCGTGAGCCGCACTTCGGTGCGCGAGGCGCTGCGCAAGCTCGAGGCGGAAAAACTCGTGCGCAACGTGCCGCACAAGGGCCCCGTGGTCGCGGTGATGTCGCGCGAGGAAGCCGCAGAGTTGTACGCCTTGCGTGCACTGCTCGAGGGGTTTGCCGCGCACGAATTCGCGCGCGTCGCGAACGACGCGACCATCGAGCGCTTCGGCGAAGCCGCGAAGGAACTGCGCGTGCAAGCCACGGCGCAGAGCCAGGAAGGCGTGTTGAAGGCCAAGACGGCGCTCTACGACGTGCTGCTCGATCACTGCGGCAACAGTCTCGTGAAGGAAATTCTCACGAGCCTGTATTCGCGTGTGAATCTGCTGCGCGCGACTTCGCTGATGCATCCCGACCGGCTGCCGAGCAGCCTGAGCGAAATCGACAAGCTCTACGAGGCGCTCAAGGCGCGCGACGCGGATAAGGCGCAGGAACTGGCGCGCCAGCACGTGCTCAATGCGGAGAAAGCCGCGATGCGCATGCTCGACGGCAACAATGCCGCAACGGGCGAGGGCGAAGAGGCTTGA
- a CDS encoding C40 family peptidase → MLAAFALAAACALAGCASGPNALPSPSASSAPALPPDTVSLFAIEHYDQNVDHVIDPASASYDTPFLTPEVQRAQFAALVARYFGDGPSDPSPWNRAYVEQRVYRNGGSDIAALQTRRIALFDNADKAPRRVGYGMNFRPHTKAWIDAIASNMNVAQFERAPAYDASRRAIATSALYVRELPTIDPSFYSHRIAGEGYPFDNLQVSAVRPGTPLYVLGTSADGAWRYVQTPDVQGWVRAEGVARADNAFVAAWRAAVKQSLGVVVVASAAVRDDSGVFRFDAPAGSLLPLRASTTGAATATNGVNGANEGSGATGATREVVVPARDIEGRAVIRTAPLDANAVVGGPLAATPRHLAMLMKALIGRPYGWGNANFDNDCSAELQSIFAAFGVWLPRHSSTQMSAGVMTDLSSSTPAERLAWLAQHGAPMRTLIYIGGHVMLYLGNTERDGHAVPLVYQDVWGLRPADNSRRAVIGGSVVLPLLLSYPEDPSLQSLAATPTFQVSILGTPAGAAPSHDDEENPAG, encoded by the coding sequence ATGCTCGCCGCGTTCGCGCTGGCCGCAGCCTGCGCGCTCGCCGGCTGCGCGAGCGGCCCGAACGCGTTGCCCTCGCCGTCGGCATCGTCCGCGCCGGCGTTGCCGCCCGACACGGTCTCGCTCTTTGCCATCGAGCATTACGACCAGAACGTCGACCATGTCATCGACCCCGCGAGCGCCAGCTACGACACGCCGTTTCTCACGCCCGAGGTCCAGCGTGCGCAGTTCGCGGCGCTCGTCGCGCGTTATTTCGGCGATGGCCCGAGCGATCCCTCGCCATGGAATCGCGCTTACGTCGAGCAGCGCGTCTATCGCAACGGCGGCAGCGACATCGCCGCGCTGCAAACGCGCCGCATCGCCCTGTTCGATAACGCCGACAAAGCGCCGCGCCGCGTGGGTTACGGCATGAACTTCCGTCCGCATACGAAGGCGTGGATCGACGCCATTGCCAGCAACATGAACGTCGCGCAGTTCGAACGCGCGCCGGCCTACGATGCGAGCCGCCGCGCGATCGCGACTTCGGCGCTCTATGTGCGCGAGTTGCCAACCATCGATCCGTCGTTTTACTCGCACCGGATCGCGGGCGAAGGCTATCCGTTCGACAACCTCCAGGTGAGCGCGGTGCGGCCCGGCACGCCGCTCTACGTGCTCGGCACCAGCGCGGACGGCGCGTGGCGCTACGTGCAGACGCCCGACGTGCAAGGCTGGGTGCGCGCCGAGGGCGTGGCGCGCGCCGACAACGCCTTCGTCGCCGCCTGGCGCGCGGCGGTGAAGCAATCGCTGGGTGTGGTGGTCGTGGCGTCGGCGGCCGTGCGCGACGACAGCGGCGTGTTCCGCTTCGACGCGCCCGCCGGTTCGCTGCTGCCCTTGCGCGCGAGCACAACGGGCGCGGCGACTGCCACGAACGGCGTGAATGGCGCGAACGAGGGAAGCGGCGCGACCGGCGCCACGCGTGAAGTCGTCGTGCCCGCGCGCGATATCGAAGGACGCGCCGTGATCCGCACCGCGCCGCTCGACGCGAACGCCGTGGTCGGCGGACCGCTCGCCGCCACGCCGCGCCATCTCGCGATGCTGATGAAAGCGCTGATCGGCCGCCCGTACGGCTGGGGCAACGCCAACTTCGACAACGACTGCTCGGCGGAACTGCAGAGCATTTTCGCGGCGTTCGGCGTATGGCTGCCGCGCCATTCGTCGACGCAAATGAGCGCGGGCGTCATGACCGATCTGTCGTCGTCCACGCCCGCCGAACGCCTGGCGTGGCTCGCGCAGCACGGCGCGCCCATGCGCACGCTCATCTATATCGGCGGCCACGTCATGCTGTATCTCGGCAACACCGAGCGCGACGGTCATGCGGTGCCGCTCGTGTATCAGGACGTATGGGGCTTGCGACCGGCGGACAACAGCCGCCGCGCCGTGATCGGCGGCTCGGTCGTTCTGCCGCTGCTGCTGAGTTATCCCGAAGACCCGAGCCTCCAATCGCTGGCGGCCACGCCCACCTTCCAGGTGAGCATCCTCGGCACGCCCGCGGGCGCGGCGCCCTCGCACGACGACGAGGAAAATCCGGCGGGCTGA
- a CDS encoding GNAT family N-acetyltransferase, with the protein MSTVKDWAPSVQQPDAARISQEPAPTAHSIFHEPWWLDIATQGNWQRAVVKLNDKVIGEMPYAIRRTRLWRVSHLPPLTRTLGPVIAPVTGSAARQQRHRLDVTARLIDQLPECDSFFQVLDPRVDDALAFALRGFSVSARYTYRIAPDVPAEEAWARLDSKTRNVIRSASHELTIDADLTPEAFLAFYDANLAARSRTNAYGSTVMRELVNAFVERKTGMLLGAYASNGQLVAAIGIVWDHQSMYYLLSSRTHDAHCGSISLLLWTSICRALDRKLTFDFDGFSSPSTFNFLSGFGATLTQRLGVERLGTLYLLTRTVKRRFAPAHVFAPNL; encoded by the coding sequence ATGTCCACAGTTAAAGACTGGGCGCCGTCTGTGCAACAGCCCGACGCTGCCCGGATATCACAAGAGCCGGCTCCGACCGCGCATTCGATCTTCCACGAGCCGTGGTGGCTCGACATCGCGACGCAAGGCAACTGGCAGCGCGCGGTCGTGAAGCTCAACGACAAGGTGATCGGCGAAATGCCGTATGCGATACGGCGCACGCGCTTGTGGCGCGTCTCGCATCTGCCGCCGCTCACGCGCACGCTCGGCCCGGTGATCGCGCCGGTGACGGGCAGCGCCGCGCGCCAGCAGCGCCACCGGCTCGACGTGACCGCGCGGCTGATCGATCAACTCCCCGAATGCGACAGCTTTTTCCAGGTGCTCGACCCGCGCGTGGACGACGCGCTCGCGTTCGCGCTGCGCGGCTTCTCGGTGTCGGCGCGCTACACCTATCGGATTGCGCCGGACGTGCCGGCGGAGGAAGCCTGGGCGCGGCTCGACAGCAAGACGCGCAACGTGATCCGCAGCGCGTCGCATGAACTCACGATCGACGCCGATCTCACCCCCGAAGCCTTCCTCGCGTTCTACGACGCCAATCTCGCCGCGCGCTCGCGCACCAACGCGTATGGCTCGACCGTGATGCGCGAACTCGTGAACGCGTTCGTCGAGCGCAAGACCGGCATGCTGCTCGGCGCGTATGCGTCGAACGGGCAACTCGTGGCCGCGATCGGCATCGTCTGGGATCATCAGTCGATGTACTACCTGCTCTCGTCGCGGACGCACGACGCGCATTGCGGTTCGATCAGCCTGTTGCTCTGGACGAGCATCTGCCGCGCGCTGGACCGCAAGCTCACGTTCGATTTCGACGGATTTTCGAGCCCGTCCACGTTCAACTTTCTAAGCGGATTCGGCGCGACGCTCACGCAGCGGCTGGGCGTCGAGCGGCTCGGCACGCTGTATCTGCTCACGCGCACGGTCAAGCGCCGCTTCGCACCCGCGCACGTGTTCGCGCCGAATCTTTGA
- a CDS encoding glycosyltransferase family 4 protein: MSIRILFVIGNLGDYHVPRYEALVNAAASRGHQVALLEVFPRSGVYGFPQERRAAFFANRPRQAETLVADGSDSDSLGVSASARLTTKVLEFGPDVVITLGYNTGYSTLLCALRLLTRRYKLIYMSDSKADDGLRHRAKERLKRWLVSRFDGALVAGEKHRRYAQSLGIPMARSRIGFDVIDVDYFAQLAQQARDDDATVRLRFGLPQRYVLCVSRFVARKNVDVLIEAWRQSGVHEQGVGLVLVGQGPLEAHLRERIEASGVASQVTILQSLANTEMPNLYALAEFVVLASEFDQWGLCVSEAFAASCPAIVTRTCGVADEVVIDGVNGFVVEPRDVNTLALRIAELGGDRVMRDRFALNAQTTIRRWTPTLFASSALDLAETTTRKARDSARHGLV, from the coding sequence TTGTCCATACGCATCCTGTTCGTCATCGGCAATCTGGGCGACTACCACGTCCCCCGCTACGAAGCGCTCGTGAACGCGGCAGCGAGCCGTGGCCATCAGGTCGCGCTACTCGAGGTGTTTCCGCGCTCGGGCGTCTATGGCTTTCCGCAGGAGCGGCGCGCGGCGTTCTTCGCGAATCGTCCGCGTCAGGCCGAAACGCTGGTCGCCGACGGCAGCGACAGCGACAGCCTCGGCGTGAGCGCGAGCGCGCGCCTCACCACCAAGGTGCTCGAGTTCGGCCCCGACGTCGTCATCACGCTCGGCTACAACACGGGCTATTCGACGCTGCTGTGCGCACTGCGCCTCCTCACGCGGCGTTACAAGCTCATCTACATGTCGGATTCGAAAGCCGACGACGGCCTGCGTCATCGAGCGAAGGAACGCCTCAAGCGTTGGCTCGTGAGCCGCTTCGACGGCGCGCTCGTCGCGGGCGAAAAGCATCGGCGTTACGCGCAATCGCTCGGCATTCCCATGGCGCGATCGCGCATCGGCTTCGATGTCATCGACGTCGACTATTTCGCGCAACTCGCACAACAGGCTCGCGACGACGATGCAACGGTGCGCCTGCGCTTCGGCCTGCCGCAGCGTTACGTGCTTTGCGTGAGCCGTTTCGTGGCGCGCAAGAACGTCGACGTGCTGATCGAAGCGTGGCGGCAATCGGGCGTGCACGAGCAAGGCGTCGGCCTCGTGCTCGTCGGGCAAGGTCCGCTCGAAGCGCATTTGCGCGAACGGATCGAGGCGAGCGGCGTCGCGAGTCAGGTAACGATCCTCCAGTCGCTCGCCAACACCGAAATGCCGAATCTCTACGCGCTCGCGGAGTTCGTCGTGCTCGCGAGCGAGTTCGATCAGTGGGGACTGTGCGTGAGCGAAGCGTTCGCGGCGAGCTGCCCGGCGATCGTCACGCGCACGTGCGGCGTGGCCGACGAGGTGGTGATCGACGGCGTGAACGGTTTCGTCGTGGAGCCGCGCGACGTGAACACGCTCGCGCTGCGCATCGCCGAACTCGGCGGCGACCGCGTGATGCGCGACCGCTTCGCACTCAACGCGCAGACCACCATCCGCCGCTGGACGCCCACGCTGTTCGCATCGAGCGCGCTCGATCTCGCCGAAACGACCACCCGCAAGGCCCGCGATTCGGCGCGTCACGGACTCGTTTGA
- a CDS encoding HU family DNA-binding protein codes for MNKQELIDAVAASTGETKAATGAAIDAILEVVTRAVTSGDSVQLVGFGSFSTGQRAARVGRNPATGEEIQIAAAKTVKFTAGKAFKDAVNAS; via the coding sequence ATGAACAAACAGGAACTCATTGACGCAGTCGCCGCAAGCACGGGCGAAACCAAGGCTGCCACGGGCGCCGCGATCGACGCGATCCTCGAGGTCGTCACGCGTGCGGTCACGTCGGGTGACTCCGTGCAGCTCGTCGGCTTCGGTTCGTTCTCGACTGGCCAGCGTGCCGCTCGCGTGGGCCGCAACCCGGCCACGGGCGAGGAGATCCAGATTGCCGCTGCAAAAACGGTGAAGTTCACCGCAGGCAAGGCCTTCAAGGACGCCGTCAACGCGTCGTGA
- a CDS encoding sensor domain-containing diguanylate cyclase: protein MQQGTPATAASFANMGVDLLDFFDVTPTSLWLEDYSQLRALFERWRAQGVTDLRRFLEEDPRRVAECSACIRVLKVNRHTLSLYGARDYEELSAHLSEVLRDDMFQAHVGELEQMWTGSATFESKSVNYTLAGRRMDILLRGVILPGHEDDWSRVLVSIEDVSALEEARHRAAASEQYALGVFEHAPVSLWVEDFSAIRDLLDEVRMQGIVDFRTFTDVHPEFVERCMSEIRVLDVNHYTLGMFRVPDKATLLARLPDVFRDEMRPHFREQLLDLWEGRLFQQREVVNYALDGSELNVHLQFSVFPGHEAKWDLVLLALTDITARKKAEAYLEFLGKHDVLTKLKNRSFYVDEINRLQRKGPFPVSAIVLDMDNLKAVNDQLGHAAGDALLRRAGEALAKAIQKPYQAARIGGDEFAVLLPGADVRDAAIVADSITKLVELNNQFYGGPKLSFSLGVASCEEGDNVETMLREADAAMYEAKRRRNENARAPMEAEAVGKDVTGKA, encoded by the coding sequence ATGCAACAAGGCACCCCGGCTACGGCCGCCAGCTTCGCCAACATGGGCGTCGACCTGCTCGACTTCTTCGACGTCACGCCCACGTCGCTCTGGCTCGAAGACTATAGCCAGCTGCGCGCGCTGTTCGAGCGTTGGCGCGCGCAAGGCGTCACCGACCTGCGGCGCTTTCTGGAAGAAGACCCGCGCCGCGTGGCCGAATGCTCGGCGTGCATACGCGTGCTCAAGGTCAACCGGCACACGCTCTCGCTCTACGGTGCGCGCGACTACGAAGAACTCTCCGCGCATCTCTCCGAAGTGCTGCGCGACGACATGTTCCAGGCCCACGTGGGCGAACTGGAGCAGATGTGGACCGGCAGCGCCACCTTCGAAAGCAAGAGCGTGAACTACACGCTGGCGGGCCGGCGCATGGACATTCTGCTGCGCGGCGTGATCCTGCCCGGCCACGAAGACGATTGGAGCCGCGTGCTGGTGTCGATCGAGGATGTCTCCGCGCTCGAAGAGGCGCGTCATCGCGCGGCGGCGAGCGAACAGTACGCACTGGGCGTGTTCGAGCACGCGCCGGTGTCGCTGTGGGTGGAAGATTTTTCGGCGATCCGCGATCTGCTCGACGAAGTGCGCATGCAGGGCATCGTCGACTTTCGCACCTTCACCGACGTGCATCCGGAATTCGTCGAACGCTGCATGAGCGAGATTCGCGTGCTCGACGTCAACCACTACACGCTCGGCATGTTCCGCGTGCCGGACAAAGCCACGCTGCTCGCGCGCCTCCCCGACGTGTTCCGCGACGAAATGCGCCCGCACTTTCGCGAGCAGTTGCTCGACCTGTGGGAAGGCCGCCTGTTCCAGCAACGCGAAGTCGTGAACTACGCGCTCGACGGCAGCGAGTTGAACGTGCACTTGCAGTTCTCCGTGTTTCCCGGCCACGAGGCGAAGTGGGATCTCGTGCTGCTCGCGCTCACCGACATCACGGCGCGCAAGAAAGCCGAGGCGTACCTGGAGTTCCTCGGCAAGCACGACGTGCTTACGAAGCTCAAGAACCGTTCGTTTTATGTCGACGAAATCAATCGCCTGCAACGCAAAGGGCCGTTCCCGGTTAGCGCGATCGTCCTCGACATGGACAACCTCAAGGCCGTGAACGATCAGCTCGGCCACGCGGCCGGAGATGCGCTGCTGCGTCGCGCGGGCGAGGCGCTCGCGAAGGCGATTCAGAAGCCGTATCAGGCGGCGCGGATCGGCGGCGACGAATTCGCGGTGCTGCTGCCGGGCGCGGACGTGCGCGATGCGGCGATCGTGGCGGACAGCATCACGAAGCTCGTCGAGCTCAACAATCAGTTCTATGGCGGCCCGAAGCTGAGTTTTTCGCTCGGCGTGGCGAGCTGCGAGGAAGGCGACAACGTGGAAACGATGCTGCGCGAAGCCGATGCGGCGATGTACGAGGCCAAGCGCCGTCGCAATGAAAACGCGCGCGCGCCAATGGAAGCGGAAGCGGTCGGCAAGGATGTGACCGGCAAGGCGTGA
- a CDS encoding DUF427 domain-containing protein, translating into MDTKTVKIPGPDHPITIEPAPARVVVKSGGRVIADTRRALALREASYPAVFYIPREDADLASLARTDHTSWCPYKGTASYYSITPGGERAGNAVWSYETPHDAVAAIKDHLAFYPDRVDSIETLP; encoded by the coding sequence ATGGATACGAAAACCGTGAAAATTCCCGGCCCCGATCATCCGATCACGATCGAACCCGCGCCCGCGCGCGTGGTGGTCAAATCGGGCGGCCGCGTGATCGCCGACACCCGCCGCGCCCTCGCCCTGCGCGAAGCCAGCTATCCCGCGGTGTTCTACATCCCGCGCGAAGACGCCGACCTCGCCTCGCTCGCGCGCACCGACCACACGAGCTGGTGCCCCTATAAGGGCACCGCGTCGTATTACTCGATCACGCCGGGCGGCGAACGCGCGGGCAACGCGGTGTGGAGCTACGAGACGCCGCATGACGCCGTGGCCGCGATCAAGGACCATCTCGCGTTCTATCCCGACCGCGTCGATTCGATCGAAACGCTGCCTTGA